In Strongyloides ratti genome assembly S_ratti_ED321, scaffold srae_chrx_scaffold0000010, a single genomic region encodes these proteins:
- a CDS encoding GPCR, rhodopsin-like, 7TM domain-containing protein — MEENISFISDSNITFISEDEYYMEFDYTTEVISNGTYYNLELQKIANYIIACSSYAYVFFAAIGLILNAYVITRLIQFALSDYDRFKRGCGFPLAVMSLSDLISILGIIGNVSASLMAKFEWIQTPTHSISCKIIMYVLHTMTSFSTWCWLFVSAIRYMAVYHPLWQSTRWALGDLALYGILAISMSLNFWLLIVVNSSYFMCAEIPLSKNVDFNRIFHIIEFLWSYVLPAALTLFMDIRVIFTKPPGFIEQFQYDKKKCKKTTFLRLSSRKSLESPKFLGDVVRKNQANKRTTMKKARCNVWRFLLIVTINQLLNAPDNVFKMMAIIGGTGYTGDNRSLIIHTIALIGRLMYFSQFCFNAAILSIIVYNHTTRPRKMLTYAEQFKKSTLNGCEKISHEYYNLSHEKVESQSGIGMGSSLFNDEKLSNRRGSLKKVKRTSSCAFKLTDLNKFHIKNEVNYNDDNKNYLKVTESAEITLNS, encoded by the exons atggaagaaaatatttcttttattagtgactcaaatattacttttataagtGAAGATGAATATTACATGGAATTTGATTATACTACTGAAGTTATATCAAATGGaacttattataatttagaaCTTCAAAAAATTGCAAATTAT attattgCATGTAGTAGTTATGCTTATGTTTTTTTTGCTGCAATAGGTCTAATTTTAAATGCTTATGTTATAACAAGATTGATACAATTTGCTTTATCAGATTAT gATCGTTTTAAAAGAGGATGTGGGTTTCCTTTAGCAGTTATGTCACTGTCAGATTTAATATCAATTCTTGGAATTATCGGTAATGTTTCAGCATCATTAATGGCAAAATTTGAATGGATTCAAACACCAACTCATAGTATTTCTTGCaag ataattatGTATGTTCTTCATACAATGACTTCATTTAGTACTTGGTGTTGGTTATTTGTTTCCGCAATACGGTATATGGCAGTTTATCATCCATTATGGCAATCTACTAGATGGGCATTAGGTGATTTAGCATTATATGGAATTTTAGCCATATCAAtgtcattaaatttttggtTACTTATTGTTGTTAATTCAAGTTATTTTATGTGTGCAGAAATTCCACTTTCTAAAAATGTTGATTTTAATAg aatatttcatattattgaatttttatgGAGTTATGTTTTACCAGCAGCTTTAACACTTTTTATGGATATTCGagtaatatttacaaaaccACCTGGGTTTATTGAACAATTtcaatatgataaaaaaaaatgtaaaaaaacaacttttttacGTCTATCAAGTCGCAAATCACTAGAATCTCCAAAATTTTTAGGTGATGTTGTAAGAAAGAATCAGGCTAATAAAAGAACAACAATGAAAAAAGCACGTTGTAATGTTTGGAGATTTTTACTTATTGTTACAATTAATCAATTGTTAAATGCTCCtgataatgtttttaaaatgatgGCTATAATAGGAGGAACAGGATATACAGGAGATAATCGttctttaataattcatACAATAGCATTAATTGGAAGATTAATGTATTTTTCacaattttgttttaatgcagcaattttatcaattattgtttataatcATACAACTAGACCAAGAAAAATGCTAACATATGCTGAAcagtttaaaaaaagtacacTTAATGGATGTGAG AAAATAAGTCatgaatattataatttatcacATGAAAAAGTAGAGTCTCAATCTGGTATAGGTATGGGAAgttctttatttaatgatgaaAAACTATCAAATAGAAGAGGTTCATTAAAGAAAGTTAAAAGGACTTCTTCATGTGCATTTAAATTAACAGATCTCAATAaatttcatattaaaaatgaagttaactataatgatgataataaaaactatttGAAAGTAACTGAAAGTGCTGAAATTACTTTAAATAgctaa
- a CDS encoding Two pore domain potassium channel family and Two pore domain potassium channel domain-containing protein: MIGLLPRKRKGICDKRKLQNIAFHLSLIIICFIYIILGAGLFYYYESANEIETSKNMIKELKTRKKDFINKGMNLVMKNKKKIDYDKFVYNMTIIIDDYLKELFLSFDNYIKANVVEQGIEKSEKNYSMLWNRRSSVLFSATTMVPVGFGLITPLTIHGKIIVIFYGIIGVPLALVTLSDVAKFFTLTLSKFTKQNMFLFVCIVIFVLSIYPLTGAYLIYKNTSLPFIESIFYCVTTIFTIGYGDFEPQINLVWLLLFVYTGVMLVTICVELIGLSAIHNIHYMGRQVNKFKDIAGKMVLLAQKININRGLGLGLSQLNNFAKFGIMMKIDENGNTYIEDNENLKKIETSVVLVDKFKDEVVGSNFDDIPLIDDMNFDATLYNTISQNSDNNHVNV; the protein is encoded by the exons ATGATTGGTCTTTTACCTAGAAAACGTAAAGGAATCTGTGATAAAAGA aaattacaaaatattgcttttcatttatcattaataattatttgctttatatatataattcttGGTGCAggattattttattattatgaaagTGCAAATGAAATTGAGACaagtaaaaatatgataaaagaattgaaaacaagaaaaaaagactttataaataaaggTATGAATTTagttatgaaaaataaaaaaaaaatcgactatgataaatttgtttataatatgaCAATCATTATTgatgattatttaaaagaattatttttatcatttgataattatattaaagcAAATGTTGTTGAACAAGGAATAGAAAAAtctgaaaaaaattatagtatGTTATGGAATAGACGAAGTTCAGTATTATTTTCAGCAACAACAATGGTACCAGTTGGTTTTGGATTAATAACACCATTAACAATTCATggtaaaattattgtaattttttatggTATAATAGGTGTACCATTAGCATTAGTTACCTTATCAGATGtagcaaaattttttacattaacattatcaaaatttactaaacaaaatatgtttttatttgtttgtatagtaatttttgtattaagtATTTATCCACTTACTGGAgcttatttaatttataaaaatacatcaTTACCTTTTATtgaatcaattttttattgtgttacaacaatttttacaattgGTTATGGTGACTTTGAACcacaaataaatttagtatggctattattatttgtatatacTGGGGTAATGTTAGTAACAATATGTGTTGAATTGATAGGTCTATCAGCAATTCATAATATTCATTACATGGGAAGACAAgtcaataaatttaaagatattgcTGGAAAAATGGTTCTT ttagcgcaaaaaattaatattaatcgTGGATTAGGTTTAGGATTAAGTCAACTGAATAACTTTGCAAAATTTGGTATTATGATGAAAATTGACGAAAATGGAAATACTTACATAGaagataatgaaaatttaaaaaaaatagaaacaTCTGTAGTATTagttgataaatttaaagatgaAGTAGTAGGATCAAATTTTGATGATATTCCATTAATAGATGATATGAATTTTGATGCTACTttatataatacaataaGTCAAAATTCTGACAATAATCATGtcaatgtataa
- a CDS encoding PAN-1 domain and Apple-like domain-containing protein: MSKESELEDKQCNFDDPNTGIIFFSLKNMSKVSKMSSKLEGLSIDECKEYCVNVNNFNETSAFCGSFTYNELEKTCNIIYDNGYKTENDNFVIIENETFYEKSCINGLPKKCKYETIKLFTNRILSGYAENLTVAGSIEFCFEECLKNNAYCKSFLYFPKEKECILNSENNINKPEAFYEENNEDVLYGNNECYEKVKKITSDNVLSDNSFKIEEVNIVKEKIYTDKLPLKNTTTLSSIIQSTEKEQGTYKAEIINIYKDKLNENNSNDDIQLSISTTTSTINEKNVKKINFYPIPSQKKKDTYFSEWELWPTCISVGEKLIRKRKCINLKKCIGPLTQMKICKPEDVENYIPPKEVVDEMSGPIGPMRTIIPVSMYGSRELINGVGSPPSIYPNALPVGQRDILPDGAPSHPDIIWSPWSDNCQKFATQQLCENGLEVGFVSRECLAKNPKDCKGPFFRYCTLSC, encoded by the exons atgagTAAAGAAAGTGAATTAGAAGATAAGCAATGCAATTTTGATGATCCAAATACaggaataatttttttttctttgaaaaATATGTCTAAAGTTTCAAAAATGTCATCAAAATTGGAAGGACTATCAATAGATGAATGCAAAGAGTATTGtgttaatgttaataattttaatgaaactTCTGCATTTTGTGGTAGTTTTACATATAATGAATTAGAAAAAAcatgtaatattatatatgataatgGTTATAAAAcagaaaatgataattttgtaattattgaaaatgaaacattttatgaaaaatcaTGTATAAATG gtttaccaaaaaaatgtaaatatgaaactataaaattatttacaaatagaATATTATCAGGATATGCTGAAAATTTGACAGTTGCCGGAAGTATAGAATTTTGTTTTGAggaatgtttaaaaaataatgcttATTGTAAatcttttctttattttccaaaagaaaaagaatgtATTCTTAATtcagaaaataatattaataagcCTGAAGCATTttatgaagaaaataatgaagATGTATTATATGGAAATAATGAATGTTATGAAaaggttaaaaaaattacttccGATAATGTACTTTCTGacaatagttttaaaattgagGAAGTAAATATAGTAaaggaaaaaatttatacagaTAAATTACCATTGAAAAATACAACAACATTAAGTAGTATTATTCAAAGTACCGAAAAGGAACAGGGAACTTATAAAGcagaaataattaatatttataaagataaattaaatgaaaataatagtaatgaTGATATACAATTATCTATTTCAACAACTACATCaacaataaatgaaaaaaatgttaaaaaaattaatttttatccaATACCATctcaaaaaaagaaagatacCTATTTTAGTGAATGGGAATTGTGGCCAACTTGTATAAGTGTTGGTGAAaaattgataagaaaaagaaaatgtattaatcttaaaaaatgtataggCCCATTAACACAAATGAAAATTTGTAAACCAGAAGATgttgaaaattatatacCACCAAAAGAAGTAGTTGATGAAATGTCTGGTCCGATAGGTCCTATGAGAACAATTATTCCTGTTTCAATGTATGGTTCGAGAGAATTAATAAATGGTGTTGGTTCACCACCATCAATTTATCCAAATGCTTTACCTGTTGGACAGAGAGATATCCTTCCAGATGGAGCACCATCACATCCAGATATAATATGGAGTCCATGGTCTGATAATTGTCAAAAATTTGCTACCCAACAATTATGTGAAAATGGTTTAGAAGTAGGATTTGTTAGTCGTGAATGTTTAGCTAAAAATCCCAAAGATTGTAAAGGACCATTTTTTAGATATTGTACATTATCATgttaa
- a CDS encoding Hedgehog protein family and Hedgehog protein, Hint domain and Hint domain C-terminal and Hint domain N-terminal-containing protein — translation MIFKIIILLCTITIKCIVDSASCGGSGMPFRFEVTPSGSAILGCAMPQCFGGLNGGKGFLHDSKFNAIPEGEDGFFRENDFNKIKSRLPTAPSQIASCESTFTSQSCGNGNSWVGGFMQKKDGSMGLQCCSYDGMRFSQEIGQPIVRRGEVYSGGEVLRDGRQTGFDLITNIKQIDNGSYRLTVYRINCLPDPAEENNDVQLDSPNDITRILDKVTEFHRDSQPRVRDSLEVVQQQGGYARTSGVSDPVQGSDTFVQVGEASVPVQQGGYYYPVAGSIPACFAPNTTVITSNGPVEIKNLKIGDMVYSEENGIPKLSEVTSFLHKLPDTEVTFIHLELEDDTSLDITPQHFIYKGNCKEYGDLMVYAEKVKVGECLNKVTEDGKFIQVKVVDSTVKKIIGAYSPLTKNGNIIVNNISASCYSIVKSNSLAHTFFHYINEINKLLSTGVTRLFSKTGTTVDEETVELPAVAKYLYDSLNLIVPESIFDGETRNMFLKN, via the exons atgatttttaaaattattattcttttatgtACTATAACAATTAAATGTATTGTTGATAGTGCTTCATGTGGTGGTAGTGGAATGCCATTTCGTTTTGAAGTTACACCATCAGGTTCAGCTATTCTTGGTTGTGCTATGCCACAATGTTTTGGTGGATTAAATGGTGGTAAAGGTTTTCTTCATGACAGTAAATTTAATGCTATCCCTGAAGGTGAAGATGGATTTTTTAGagaaaatgattttaataaaataaaatcaagATTACCTACTGCTCCATCACAAATAGCTAGTTGTGAATCTACTTTCACAAGTCAAAGCTGTGGTAATGGTAATTCATGGGTTGGAGGATTCATGCAAAAAAAAGATGGATCAATGGGATTACAATGTTGTAGTTATGATGGTATGAGATTTTCTCAAGAAATTGGTCAACCTATAGTTAGACGTGGTGAAGTATATAGTGGTGGTGAAGTTCTTAGAGATGGTAGACAAACTGGATTTGATcttattacaaatattaaacaaatagACAATGGTTCATATAGATTGACTGTTTATAGAATTAATTGTTTACCAGATCCAGCagaagaaaataatgatg ttcAATTAGATTCTCCAAATGATATTACAAGAATTTTAGATAAAGTAACTGAATTTCATAGAGATTCTCAACCAAGAGTAAGAGATAGTTTAGAAGTTGTTCAACAACAAGGAGGTTATGCTAGAACAAGTGGTGTTTCTGATCCAGTTCAAGGATCAGATACATTTGTTCAGGTTGGTGAAGCTTCTGTTCCTGTACAACAGGGAGGATATTATTACCCAGTTGCTGGATCAATACCAGCATGTTTTGCTCCAAATACAACTGTTATTACCTCAAATGGTCCagttgaaataaaaaatcttaaaattGGGGATATGGTATATTCTGAAGAAAACGGTATTCCAAAATTATCTGAAGTTACTTCATTCCTTCATAAACTTCCTGATACAGAAGTAACTTTTATTCATTTAGAATTAGAAGATGATACATCACTTGATATAACACCacaacattttatttataaaggAAATTGTAAAGAATATGGTGATTTAATGGTATATGCTGAAAAAGTTAAAGTTGGAGAATGTCTTAATAAAGTGACTGAAGATGGTAAATTTATTCAAGTAAAAGTTGTTGATTCtactgttaaaaaaataattggtGCATACTCACCGTTAACTAAAAATggtaatattattgttaataatatttctgcATCATGTTATTCTATTGTTAAATCAAATAGTTTAGCTCATACATTTTTCcattatattaatgaaattaataaacttCTTTCAACAGGAGTAACAAGgttattttcaaaaacagGAACAACAGTAGATGAAGAGACAGTTGAATTACCAGCAGTcgcaaaatatttatatgattcTTTGAATCTTATTGTTCCAGAGTCTATTTTTGATGGTGAAACaagaaatatgtttttaaagaactaa
- a CDS encoding GRB2-related adapter protein, with product MIGPTDEMEAIAEHDFTETHSDELSFHAGQTLKVLNKDEDPHWYKAELNGREGFVPSNYIRLLPHSWFYGRVSRAQAEAILMKPGNVDGSFLVRKSESTPGEFSISVKYQDTIQHFKVMREQSGKYYLWSQKFNSLNELIDHHRTASVSRTHTLLLRDVHNDNDNPLFQVQALFDFCPVEEGELAFQRGDIITVTNKEDANWWEGNINGISGVFPANYVCPINKN from the exons ATGATTGGACCAACAGATGAA atggAAGCAATTGCTGAACATGATTTTACAGAAACTCATAGTGATGAGTTAAGTTTTCATGCTGGTCAAACACTTAAA gttttaaataaagatgaAGATCCACATTGGTATAAAGCTGAATTAAATGGACGTGAGGGTTTTGTACCAAGTAATTATATAAGATTATTACCACATTCCTGGTTTTATGGAAGAGTTAGTAGAGCACAAGCAGAGGCTATTTTAATGAAACCAGGAAATGTTGATGGTTCATTTTTAGTTCGTAAATCAGAGAGCACTCCAGGAGAATTTAGTATTTCAGTAAAATATCAAGATACTATACaacattttaaagttatGAGAGAACAAAGTGGAAAGTATTATTTATGGTctcaaaaatttaatagtcTTAATGAGCTTATTGATCATCATCG AACTGCATCTGTGTCGCGTACACATACATTATTACTTCGGGATGTTcataatgataatgataacCCACTCTTTCAAGTTCAAGCACTTTTTGATTTTTGTCCAGTAGAAGAAGGTGAACTTGCCTTTCAACGAGGTGATATAATAACTGTTACAAATAAAGAAGATGCTAATTGGTGGGAAGGTAATATTAATGGAATATCTGGTGTATTTCCGGCAAATTATGTTTGtccaataaataaaaattaa
- a CDS encoding ADP-ribosylation factor-like protein 3, with product MGLLDILKKMKNSQNKELRILLLGLDNAGKTTVLKKLASEDVSHITPTQGFNVKSVVSGDIKLNVWDIGGQRKIRPYWKNYFDNTDVLIYVIDSSDRKRLEETGLELTEILEEDKLKDVPILIFANKQDLITAAKASEIASSLQLTSIRDRQWQIQPCSALSEEGIKEGMEWITKTLRTNYNRGRK from the exons atgggATTGTTGgatattttgaaaaagatGAAAAATTCTCAAAATAAAGAATTGAGAATTCTTTTGTTAg gtCTTGATAATGCTGGAAAAACAacagtattaaaaaaattggcATCTGAAGATGTTAGTCATATAACACCAACCCAAGgttttaatgtaaaatcaGTTGTCTCTGGTGACATAAAGTTAAACGTATGGGATATTGGTGGCCAACGTAAAATTCGACCATATTGGAAGAATTATTTTGACAATACAGATGTTTTG ATTTATGTTATTGATAGCAGTGATCGTAAAAGGTTGGAAGAAACGGGACTG gaATTAACAGAAATTTTGGAagaagataaattaaaagatgttccaatattaatttttgctAATAAACAA gatCTTATAACAGCAGCAAAAGCTAGTGAAATTGCAAGTTCTCTTCAGTTAACCTCAATTCGTGATAGACAATGGCAAATCCAACCATGTTCAGCATTAAGTGAAGAAGGTATTAAG GAAGGTATGGAATGGATTACAAAAACACTTAGAACAAATTATAATAGAGGAaggaaataa
- a CDS encoding Jumping translocation breakpoint family-containing protein, producing MIEKCSQKQMICYIAIILGLSLCVFILEEYIEEQNYEKNLHIINTPNYNHYTDSQFNGNGKINIKKNIIISKKILPKEKLSLLCKEKKNLENIQTCISCNEKEKYDNNTNVKEICVKNRYYTKFECKNESKIIFQACKIATSNDKNSFYIFLTISLISSVVFSYLSINRRLQNNTITYAKINNLIN from the exons atgattgAAAAGTGTAGTCAAAAACAGATGATTTGTTATATCGCTATAATATTGGg tttATCATTATGTGTTTTTATTCTTGAAGAATACATAGAAGAacaaaattatgaaaaaaatttacatattatTAACACACCAAACTACAATCATTACACTGACTCACAATTTAATGGAAAtggtaaaattaatattaaaaaaaatattatcataagtaaaaaaatattacctAAAGAGAAATTATCACTTCTTTGTAAAGAAAAGAAGAATCTTGAAAACATTCAAACATGTATTAGTTGTAATgagaaagaaaaatatgacaataatacaaatgttaaag aAATATGTGTTAAAAATAGATACTATACAAAATTTGAATGTAAAAAcgaatcaaaaataatatttcaagcATGTAAAATCGCAACAAGTAACGacaaaaattctttttacatttttcttACCATTTCATTGATCTCAAGTGTTGTTTTTTcgtatttatcaataaaccGAAGACttcaaaataatacaattacatatgctaaaattaataatctaATTAACTAA
- a CDS encoding Astacin-like metalloendopeptidase, translating into MNLLNLTAIFLITLIFLINKINPKPETHIIKKRSGISNDAEKLPPQIHWCLELEPGKTYNQFLDVSKIFIRQAMKSLQDKTCLTFTEETNCPSDSNLSNRLIKFKGDLKNRLTSYNFQYQNPISNPYEIKIEYFCNKRVGCFTKKILAYLGLILTHRRSDRDTYIKMNDSSISPNYKSEFEIINNADLGGTGYDYGSVMHISKFYRNLNFGDVFNISPEEYELMTGQEYGPSFNDLKLLNHRYCDDKCSTKLECKNGGYTNPDSCSYCECPNGYKGTLCAEIDDSDPGCGATELVATPEENELNFDGKKKCNIQITASVGKKIKINVKLAQVPSFNPCFEKQALEIKHRSDKSLTGLCLCTYAKDSIVKSEDNTVLIQYNGERVANTVKLTYQEVDE; encoded by the exons atgaatttattaaatttaactgctatttttcttataacattaatttttttaataaat aaaataaatccAAAACCTGAAActcatataattaaaaaaagaagtgGTATTAGTAACGATGCTGAAAAACTTCCTCCACAAATACATTGGTGTTTAGAATTAGAACCAGGTAAAACATATAATCAATTTTTGGATGTtagtaaaatattcattagaCAAGCAATGAAAAGTCTTCAAGATAAAACGTGTTTGACATTTACAGAAGAAACAAACTGTCCAAGTGATTCAAATCTTTCAAATCGactgataaaatttaaaggaGATCTTAAAAATAGATTAACTAGTTATAATTTTCAATACCAAAATCCAATTTCAAATCcttatgaaataaaaattgaatatttttgtaataaaagaGTTGGatgttttacaaaaaaaatattggcATATTTAGGCTTAATTTTGACGCATAGAAGATCGGACAGAGAcacatatattaaaatgaatgaTTCAAGTATTTCCCCAAATTACAAAAGTgaatttgaaataataaataatgctGATTTAGGTGGTACAGGATATGATTATGGGTCAGTTATGCATATATCAAAGTTTTATcgaaatttaaattttggtgatgtttttaatattagtCCGGAAGAATATGAATTAATGACAGGTCAAGAATATGGCCCAAGTTTCAAtgatttaaaacttttaaaccATCGATATTGTGATGATAAATGTAGTACCAAATTAGAATGTAAAAATGGTGGATACACAAATCCTGATTCATGTAGTTATTGTGAATGTCCTAATGGATATAAAGGAACGTTATGTGCTGAAATTGATGATTCGGATCCTGGATGTGGTGCGACTGAACTCGTTGCAACACCGGAAGAAAATGAACTTAATTTTGatgggaaaaaaaaatgtaacatTCAAATAACAGCAAGTGTTggaaagaaaattaaaataaatgttaagtTAGCCCAAGTCCCATCATTTAATCCATGCTTTGAAAAACAAGCTTTAGAAATAAAACACAGATCAGATAAATCATTGACAGGACTTTGTCTTTGTACATATGCTAAGGATTCGATTGTTAAATCTGAAGATAATACTGTATTGATTCAATATAATGGAGAAAGAGTTGCTAATACTGTTAAATTAACTTATCAAGAAGTGgatgaataa